A genomic segment from Glycine max cultivar Williams 82 chromosome 1, Glycine_max_v4.0, whole genome shotgun sequence encodes:
- the LOC121174707 gene encoding secreted RxLR effector protein 161-like: protein MVECNSAATPTEAGLVLEKEGKEDKVDATEFKQIVGSLRYLCHSRPDLEFAVGLVSRYTKGPRIPHLLAAKRILRFIKGTINAGILFPNKDNSNSEELMGYTDADWGGDRDDRKSTTGYIFMYGAAPISWCSKKQSIVALSTCEAEYVAAAMSACQAVWLDTLL from the coding sequence ATGGTTGAATGTAATTCAGCAGCAACACCAACAGAGGCAGGTCTTGTACTTGAAAAGGAGGGCAAGGAAGACAAAGTCGATGCAACTGAGTTCAAACAGATTGTTGGTTCTCTCAGGTACTTGTGTCATTCAAGACCTGATTTGGAATTTGCTGTTGGACTGGTAAGTAGATATACGAAAGGACCCAGAATTCCTCATCTCCTAGCTGCCAAGAGGATTCTAAGGTTCATAAAAGGGACCATCAATGCTGGAATTTTATTTCCAAATAAAGACAATAGCAACTCAGAGGAATTGATGGGATATACTGATGCAGATTGGGGAGGAGACAGAGATGACAGAAAGAGTACTACAGGTTACATATTCATGTATGGTGCAGCACCAATATCATGGTGTTCTAAGAAGCAATCCATAGTGGCTCTATCAACATGTGAAGCTGAGTATGTTGCAGCTGCAATGAGTGCTTGTCAAGCTGTCTGGTTGGACACATTactatag